In a single window of the Phycisphaerales bacterium genome:
- a CDS encoding zf-TFIIB domain-containing protein, producing the protein MCPVCREPMMVVELQGVELDHCPQCHGTWFDSGELEFLTEAAGAAETRLGSALLTGVAIAGAERRCPRCRRTMAVVRVGAQPPIEVDRCRQGHGVWLDVGELGGLVRAFSGPSTDAIANFLGDLFRHELGARAQED; encoded by the coding sequence GTGTGTCCGGTGTGCCGCGAGCCCATGATGGTGGTCGAGTTGCAGGGGGTGGAGCTTGATCATTGTCCGCAGTGCCACGGGACGTGGTTCGATTCTGGGGAGCTGGAGTTTCTGACCGAGGCGGCGGGCGCAGCGGAGACACGCCTGGGCAGCGCACTACTGACCGGGGTGGCCATAGCGGGTGCTGAACGGCGCTGCCCGCGGTGCCGACGCACCATGGCGGTGGTGCGGGTGGGAGCGCAACCCCCGATCGAGGTGGATCGTTGTCGGCAGGGCCACGGAGTGTGGCTGGACGTCGGCGAGCTGGGCGGGCTTGTCCGGGCCTTCTCGGGGCCGTCCACGGATGCGATCGCGAACTTCCTGGGAGACTTGTTTCGCCATGAACTCGGCGCTCGGGCGCAGGAGGATTAA
- the porA gene encoding pyruvate ferredoxin oxidoreductase, producing MARALVTGNHAAAHALALAGEANHVARGTICGAYPITPQTEIIEFLRAFNFSKGRVVPVESEHSAMAVCIGAALAGARTFTASSSNGLAYMTENVFSAGYFRLPIVMVGVNRTLGPPWNIWVDQGDTLMMRDAAWLQFYCDSHQDLVDTVLLAFRVSEDPRVLLPALVAQDGFLLSHTQMAVDLPTLEQVAAFLPPCHVPHRINGQGKTIGGMTWPHDTEHHRHEIQLAMERVPAVLAEAVDEFVRVFGRRPAGVITTEQTEDAETILVACNTMARTAQRVVQERRARGERVGMVRAKLFRPFAREVYTTACGHAQRIGVLDRNHSPGSGGIFWQEIALSLRCRPEVLVQDYLVGLGGGDVTPEMIHEIVDDLQGRTTASPPVWKELPVA from the coding sequence GTGGCACGAGCACTGGTCACTGGCAACCACGCCGCCGCGCACGCGCTGGCCCTCGCGGGTGAAGCCAACCATGTGGCGCGCGGTACCATCTGCGGCGCGTACCCGATTACGCCGCAGACGGAGATCATTGAATTCCTGCGGGCCTTCAACTTCAGCAAGGGGCGCGTGGTCCCGGTCGAGTCGGAACACAGCGCGATGGCGGTCTGTATCGGCGCCGCCCTGGCCGGGGCACGCACGTTTACGGCCAGCTCGTCGAACGGGCTGGCTTACATGACGGAGAACGTGTTTTCCGCGGGCTACTTCCGGCTGCCCATCGTGATGGTGGGGGTGAATCGCACGCTCGGACCACCGTGGAATATCTGGGTGGACCAGGGTGACACGCTGATGATGCGCGACGCGGCGTGGCTCCAGTTCTACTGCGACTCGCACCAGGACCTGGTGGATACGGTGCTGCTGGCTTTTCGCGTATCCGAGGACCCCCGGGTGCTGCTGCCCGCGCTGGTCGCGCAGGATGGCTTTCTGCTGTCGCACACCCAGATGGCGGTCGACCTGCCCACCCTCGAGCAAGTCGCAGCGTTCCTGCCGCCCTGCCACGTTCCACACCGCATCAACGGCCAGGGCAAGACGATCGGCGGGATGACGTGGCCGCACGACACCGAGCATCACCGGCATGAAATCCAGCTCGCGATGGAACGCGTGCCGGCCGTGCTGGCAGAGGCGGTGGACGAATTTGTGCGCGTCTTCGGGCGGCGGCCGGCGGGCGTCATCACGACGGAGCAAACCGAAGATGCCGAGACGATCCTGGTCGCGTGCAACACCATGGCGCGGACGGCGCAGCGGGTCGTGCAGGAGCGCCGGGCCCGCGGCGAGCGGGTCGGAATGGTCCGGGCGAAGCTGTTTCGGCCGTTCGCTCGCGAGGTTTACACGACGGCCTGCGGCCATGCGCAACGCATCGGCGTCCTGGATCGCAACCACTCGCCGGGTTCGGGGGGCATCTTCTGGCAGGAAATCGCGTTGTCGTTGCGCTGCCGCCCGGAGGTGCTGGTACAGGACTACCTGGTGGGCCTCGGGGGCGGAGACGTGACGCCGGAGATGATCCACGAGATCGTCGACGATCTACAGGGACGCACGACCGCGAGCCCCCCCGTGTGGAAGGAACTACCGGTGGCGTAA
- a CDS encoding M48 family metallopeptidase, producing MWEAIRSNQRRSLWLIAVMGTLLVALGIVIGLTVDMVLLFNPLQAVKTGLETGHVATFQEQLWEARGSALIGAGIALLVWGLLYLSAVTSGDSILLSSARAREIRREDAPQLWNIVEEMTIAAGLGRMPRIFIIDDASLNAFAAGYDPNRAAVAVTSGLLKSLNRDELQGVLAHEIAHIRNHDVRFMTLAAIMLGTIVMLAHFLLRAMFYGGQGRRGSSRQTGGGAQILMIAVALLFAILAPLLAQVLYFATSRRREYLADASAARFTRYPEGLASALEKIQRRPGVAADTNQAVAPMFIINPLQAERSLVRLFSTHPPTAERIRILRSMSGAGFQAYEEAYRAARKSGRCIGAQTLAAESDAVTIRTASVQTAEDTPLSRGEAVERVLDHALPFVVLTCGCGTKLKLPPGWKRPTAECPRCGRQHEVPKAQTAQVLGVAAALGVATAATRAAEAATPAESPAKSAADRPARYTRRGRGWESFQCTCGHPVQLSPNFTASTIGCPKCRRRIQIIDATAEASGT from the coding sequence ATGTGGGAAGCGATTCGGAGTAACCAGCGGCGTTCCCTCTGGCTCATCGCCGTGATGGGCACACTGCTGGTTGCGCTCGGCATCGTGATAGGGCTCACCGTCGACATGGTCCTGCTTTTCAACCCGCTCCAGGCGGTAAAAACCGGGTTGGAGACCGGTCATGTCGCCACTTTCCAGGAGCAGCTCTGGGAGGCCCGGGGCAGCGCCTTGATCGGGGCCGGCATCGCCCTGCTGGTCTGGGGCCTATTGTACCTGTCGGCGGTCACCTCCGGCGACAGCATCCTGCTCTCCAGCGCACGAGCTCGCGAGATCCGGCGCGAGGATGCCCCCCAACTCTGGAACATCGTTGAGGAGATGACCATCGCCGCTGGTCTCGGTCGGATGCCGCGGATCTTCATTATCGACGATGCCTCGCTGAACGCTTTCGCCGCGGGGTACGATCCGAACCGTGCGGCCGTCGCCGTCACCAGTGGGTTGCTCAAGTCGCTCAACCGTGACGAACTGCAAGGGGTCCTGGCCCACGAGATTGCGCATATCCGCAACCACGATGTTCGCTTCATGACCCTCGCGGCCATCATGCTCGGCACGATCGTCATGTTGGCACATTTCCTGTTGCGGGCCATGTTCTACGGTGGGCAAGGCCGGCGCGGCTCCTCACGGCAGACCGGGGGCGGAGCTCAAATCCTCATGATCGCGGTGGCCCTGCTGTTCGCGATCCTGGCGCCGCTGCTGGCCCAGGTACTTTATTTCGCTACCTCGCGCCGGCGTGAGTACCTGGCGGATGCCTCGGCGGCCCGCTTTACGAGGTATCCGGAAGGGTTGGCGTCCGCGCTCGAGAAGATTCAGCGGCGCCCCGGCGTTGCGGCGGACACCAACCAAGCCGTTGCTCCCATGTTCATCATCAACCCGCTGCAGGCAGAGCGCAGTCTCGTGCGACTGTTCTCCACACACCCCCCAACGGCAGAACGAATTCGCATTCTCCGGTCCATGTCCGGCGCGGGGTTCCAGGCCTACGAAGAGGCCTATCGGGCTGCCCGGAAATCCGGCCGCTGTATCGGCGCACAGACTCTGGCAGCCGAGTCGGATGCGGTGACGATCCGTACCGCTTCTGTCCAGACCGCGGAGGACACTCCCCTCTCTCGTGGTGAGGCCGTCGAACGAGTGCTCGACCATGCACTTCCGTTTGTGGTGCTAACGTGTGGTTGTGGCACAAAACTGAAACTACCGCCGGGCTGGAAGCGACCGACGGCGGAGTGCCCGCGTTGTGGCCGCCAGCACGAGGTCCCCAAGGCCCAGACCGCCCAAGTCCTTGGGGTCGCAGCGGCGCTCGGTGTCGCTACCGCGGCTACCCGCGCTGCTGAAGCGGCCACACCGGCCGAAAGCCCGGCGAAGTCGGCCGCCGATCGGCCGGCTCGTTACACGCGCCGGGGTCGGGGGTGGGAATCGTTTCAATGCACGTGCGGACACCCGGTGCAACTCAGCCCGAATTTCACAGCCAGCACCATCGGCTGTCCGAAATGCCGGCGGCGGATTCAGATCATCGACGCTACCGCGGAAGCAAGCGGCACGTAA
- a CDS encoding LemA family protein → MLITLMVVVGLVVLVLLWVVAIYNGLVRQRNEVKNAWAQIDVQLKRRHDLIPNLVETVKGYATHERGTLDAVISARAKAVNTHGVANQAVAEGELSQALGRLMMVVENYPDLKANQNFLALQEELTSTENRIGFARQFYNDSVMKYNTVIESFPQNVVAGSFGFQRAEHFELQDAAQREAPQVKFS, encoded by the coding sequence GTGCTGATCACGCTGATGGTCGTCGTGGGTCTCGTGGTGCTCGTGCTGCTCTGGGTCGTTGCGATTTACAACGGCCTGGTGCGCCAGCGTAACGAGGTGAAGAACGCCTGGGCACAGATTGATGTGCAGCTCAAGCGGCGGCACGACCTGATTCCGAACCTCGTAGAGACCGTGAAGGGCTACGCGACACACGAGCGCGGCACGCTCGACGCCGTCATTTCGGCCCGCGCCAAGGCCGTGAACACACACGGCGTGGCGAATCAGGCGGTTGCCGAGGGCGAGCTGTCACAGGCACTCGGGCGGCTCATGATGGTGGTGGAAAACTACCCCGACCTGAAGGCCAACCAGAACTTCCTCGCCTTGCAGGAGGAACTGACCAGCACGGAGAACCGCATCGGCTTCGCGCGACAGTTCTACAACGACTCGGTGATGAAGTACAACACAGTGATCGAGAGCTTCCCGCAGAACGTGGTGGCGGGCTCCTTCGGATTCCAACGTGCGGAGCACTTCGAGTTACAGGATGCCGCACAGCGCGAAGCACCGCAGGTGAAGTTTTCGTAG
- a CDS encoding pyruvate synthase subunit beta, producing MTTLAPLDQDACGHILRPGNTNCAGCGMSIGLQWLQQALGEVRPTMCIPACCGIVAAGAFPTSAYGVPTLATTFASAAAVATGVSAVRRLNDEDALTMVWAGDGGTYDIGLATISAAAERNEDVLYFCYDNEIYGNTGGQRSSATPQGVKTSTTPQGKTEQKKDIMEILVAHRIPYAATLSVAHREDFLRKVRTAHRLRGFRFLLMLSPCPTGWKSEPAESVELIRIATQCGVYALYEVFDGRRYRINARPDGTPLERYMSTQRRYRTDLLDLDLLTALVNEKWAYLEALERAFPARVEDGER from the coding sequence ATGACAACACTCGCCCCTCTCGATCAGGACGCCTGCGGACACATCCTGCGTCCGGGTAATACGAACTGCGCCGGTTGCGGCATGTCGATCGGGCTGCAATGGCTGCAGCAGGCGCTCGGCGAAGTGCGGCCGACGATGTGCATTCCGGCGTGCTGTGGCATCGTTGCGGCGGGGGCGTTTCCAACCAGCGCCTACGGCGTGCCGACTCTGGCGACGACGTTCGCAAGTGCCGCGGCCGTGGCCACGGGGGTGTCCGCCGTACGGCGGCTGAACGACGAAGATGCGCTGACCATGGTGTGGGCGGGCGATGGCGGGACCTATGATATTGGACTCGCCACCATTTCGGCCGCCGCAGAACGCAACGAGGACGTGCTTTATTTCTGCTACGACAACGAAATTTATGGTAACACCGGCGGGCAGCGCAGCAGCGCGACGCCGCAGGGTGTGAAGACGAGTACCACACCCCAGGGGAAGACCGAACAGAAGAAGGACATCATGGAAATCCTGGTGGCACACCGCATCCCGTATGCGGCGACGCTGTCGGTCGCGCACCGCGAGGATTTCCTGCGCAAGGTCCGGACTGCTCACCGCCTGCGCGGATTCCGATTTCTGCTGATGCTTTCTCCTTGTCCGACGGGCTGGAAGTCGGAACCGGCCGAGAGTGTCGAGTTGATCCGCATCGCGACGCAATGCGGAGTGTACGCGCTGTACGAGGTGTTTGACGGGCGCCGTTACCGGATCAACGCCCGACCGGACGGCACACCGCTGGAACGCTACATGTCCACGCAGCGGCGCTACCGGACGGACTTGCTCGATCTGGACCTGCTCACAGCGCTGGTGAACGAGAAGTGGGCCTACCTCGAAGCCCTGGAGCGGGCGTTCCCGGCCCGGGTGGAGGATGGGGAGCGCTAG